A segment of the Acidobacteriota bacterium genome:
GCCACCACCGCCGCCGCTTCCGTGCGAGCGGCGATCAACAGGCTGTAGATGGCACCCTGTGAATATCCCATCCACCCGATGCGCGAAGGGTCGACCCGCCGATGCGCCGTCACCACCCGGTGCGCGGCGAGGGCATCCTCTTTTTGTTGCCAGGTGAAGATCGTTTCACCGTCGTCGCGCCGATAGTCGACCGCCACCGCCAGGTACCCGCTCGCCGCCAAGCTACGCAAGATGCCGCGCATCTCCTGGGCTCGATGACCGGCTTCCGGATGCACCACCACCGCCGGCAGCAGCCCGTCGCCGGCGGGCTCCACCCACTCCAGGCGGAGGGTCAAGTCACCGACCCGCCGCTCTTCCCGGGTCTCCACCAGGCCGGGCAAGGCGTCCCGCGGGTGAATCAGGTAGTGATTGCTGCAACCCAGGACGAACAGGCTGAGCACCGGCAGAATCGCCGGCAGGCCGCGTGATGGAGAGAAGAAACGAGTCACGTATCGCAGTACTTTCGACACTTTGGAACTGAAGCGTGCAACCCTCGGCTCGCCCAACCCGTCACCCCGGGTCGTTTCCCGATCGGGCAAGGGCTTCGCGGCTTCACGCTCCCTCTGTGGCAAGGAGCCGATCCGCGCCGGAGTTCCGGGGCGACGGTACTCCGGCGCGGACGTTTCGTTTCGACGTTAGCACGGCGCTTTGGCGAACCTCACTGCAGCGGCGCACCTCACTGCAGCGCCGTGCGTCCTCTGGGCTCGGCGGCTATACTCTCGCCCCATGAGCCCACCTTCCCCTGAGCGACTTGCCGACAGTACGATGCCGGAGGACT
Coding sequences within it:
- a CDS encoding dienelactone hydrolase family protein — encoded protein: MTRFFSPSRGLPAILPVLSLFVLGCSNHYLIHPRDALPGLVETREERRVGDLTLRLEWVEPAGDGLLPAVVVHPEAGHRAQEMRGILRSLAASGYLAVAVDYRRDDGETIFTWQQKEDALAAHRVVTAHRRVDPSRIGWMGYSQGAIYSLLIAARTEAAAVVAYYPITDLVGWLAQSDEPGFRGWLFGQIERRFRQRSGVGDDDAEFARRLALASPLGQAERIEAPVLLIHGDRDRSAPVGESRRLAQRLRELDRDVELVVLEDAGHVFNFRTASRAEAAWRQAKAWLDRYLRPNSEQ